A genomic window from Pantoea alhagi includes:
- a CDS encoding oligogalacturonate-specific porin KdgM family protein, with amino-acid sequence MNKQTLMCCGLLLASTQAAAVTIDVRHEWLDDSKVHKDRVAVSHRFDNGIGFTLEAKWKSGGDNQNKAFNDLVSNGTENTLNYQFRPVKEWFVQPGFTLESSEESSIYKPFLMTGYAFDSGIYINGRYRYEYTRQSESDKEDMKTNRGEIWLGYEFTDWKVEYNYIYKHSDQIRFNNKKWDYEQNIKALWKFNKSWAPYIEVGDISVRKTTDERQTRLRIGLQYKF; translated from the coding sequence ATGAATAAACAGACTTTAATGTGCTGCGGATTACTGCTGGCTTCAACACAGGCAGCGGCGGTAACTATCGATGTACGTCATGAGTGGCTGGATGACAGTAAAGTGCATAAGGATCGCGTCGCCGTATCGCATCGCTTTGATAATGGCATCGGCTTTACTCTGGAAGCGAAGTGGAAGTCGGGCGGCGATAATCAAAATAAAGCGTTCAACGACCTGGTAAGTAACGGCACGGAAAATACGCTGAATTACCAGTTTCGCCCGGTAAAAGAGTGGTTTGTGCAGCCGGGTTTTACCCTGGAGTCTTCGGAAGAGAGCAGTATCTATAAGCCCTTTTTAATGACCGGCTATGCGTTTGACAGTGGGATTTATATTAACGGTCGCTATCGTTATGAATACACGCGTCAGAGCGAATCTGATAAAGAGGATATGAAAACCAACCGCGGTGAAATATGGTTAGGTTACGAATTTACTGACTGGAAGGTGGAATATAACTATATCTACAAACACAGCGATCAGATCCGTTTTAATAATAAAAAATGGGACTATGAGCAAAACATAAAGGCATTATGGAAATTTAATAAAAGCTGGGCACCTTATATTGAAGTCGGTGATATCAGCGTGCGTAAAACCACCGATGAACGCCAGACACGACTGCGTATTGGTCTGCAATATAAGTTCTGA
- the ubiG gene encoding bifunctional 2-polyprenyl-6-hydroxyphenol methylase/3-demethylubiquinol 3-O-methyltransferase UbiG → MNARAQMNNVDQAEIAKFEAVASRWWDLEGEFKPLHRINPLRLGYIAQHAGGLFGKKVLDVGCGGGILAESMAREGAQVTGLDMGAEPLEVARLHALESGVKVDYIQQTVEDHADHYAGSYDVVTCMEMLEHVPDPRSVVLACARLVKPGGDVFFSTINRNAKSWLMAVVGAEYVLRMVPRGTHDAKKFIRPAELLHWVDETPLREKHIIGLHYNPLRDSFRLAPGVDVNYMLHTRHGEN, encoded by the coding sequence ATGAATGCGAGAGCGCAGATGAACAATGTGGATCAGGCTGAAATCGCCAAATTTGAAGCGGTGGCATCACGCTGGTGGGATCTGGAGGGTGAATTTAAGCCACTGCACCGCATTAATCCGCTGCGCCTTGGCTATATTGCCCAGCATGCGGGCGGCCTGTTCGGCAAGAAAGTGCTGGATGTGGGCTGCGGCGGCGGTATTCTCGCCGAAAGCATGGCGCGTGAAGGTGCGCAGGTGACCGGCCTGGATATGGGCGCGGAGCCGCTGGAAGTTGCGCGTCTGCATGCGCTGGAGAGCGGCGTAAAGGTCGATTACATACAGCAGACGGTGGAAGATCACGCAGATCACTATGCTGGTAGCTATGATGTGGTTACCTGCATGGAGATGCTGGAGCATGTGCCAGATCCGCGCTCGGTGGTGCTGGCGTGCGCCCGACTGGTCAAACCGGGCGGCGACGTATTTTTCTCTACCATTAACCGCAATGCAAAATCCTGGCTGATGGCGGTGGTTGGCGCGGAGTATGTGCTGCGCATGGTGCCGCGCGGCACGCATGATGCGAAGAAATTTATTCGCCCGGCGGAGCTGCTGCACTGGGTAGATGAAACCCCACTGCGCGAAAAACACATTATCGGCCTGCACTATAATCCGCTGCGCGACAGCTTCCGTCTTGCCCCTGGCGTTGACGTCAACTACATGCTGCATACGCGCCACGGCGAGAACTGA
- the gyrA gene encoding DNA topoisomerase (ATP-hydrolyzing) subunit A, giving the protein MSDLAREITPVNIEEELKSSYLDYAMSVIVGRALPDVRDGLKPVHRRVLFAMSVLGNDWNKPYKKSARVVGDVIGKYHPHGDSAVYDTIVRMAQPFSLRYMLVDGQGNFGSIDGDSAAAMRYTEVRMSKIAHELLADLDKETVDFVPNYDGTEQIPEVLPTKVPNLLVNGSSGIAVGMATNIPPHNLTEVINGCLAYIDDENISVEGLMEHIPGPDFPTAAIINGRRGIEEAYRTGRGKIYIRARGEVETDAKTGRETIVIHEIPYQVNKARLIEKIAELVKDKRIEGISALRDESDKDGMRIVVEVKRDAVAEVVLNNLYSLTQLQVSFGINMVALHQGQPKIMALKDILQAFVRHRREVVTRRTIFELRKARDRAHILEGLAIALANIDPIIELIRRAPTPAEAKAGLIAQAWELGHVSAMLERAGDNAARPEWLEEQFGIRDGRYYLTEQQAQAILDLRLQKLTGLEHEKLLDEYKELLEQIAELIHILESADRLMEVIREELEAIRDQFGDQRRTEITANSADINIEDLINQEDVVVTLSHQGYVKYQPLSDYEAQRRGGKGKSAARIKEEDFIDRLLVANTHDTILCFSSRGRLYWMKVYQLPEASRGARGRPIVNLLPLEANERITAILPVREYTEGTNIFMATASGTVKKTSLTEFSRPRSAGIIAVNLREDDELIGVALTDGSNEVMLFSAAGKVVRFSEQAVRAMGRTASGVRGIKLAEGDRVVSLIVPREEGAILTVTQNGYGKRTANSEYPTKSRATQGVISIKVTDRNGPVIGAVQVEDSDQIMMITDAGTLVRTRVSEVSIVGRNTQGVILIRTAADENVVGLQRVAEPVEEEELDAIDGSVAEGEDDIAPEVESDDDIPDGEEE; this is encoded by the coding sequence ATGAGCGACCTTGCCAGAGAAATCACACCGGTTAATATCGAAGAAGAACTGAAGAGCTCTTACCTCGATTACGCCATGTCGGTCATCGTTGGCCGTGCATTACCAGATGTTCGCGATGGCCTGAAACCTGTCCATCGCCGCGTGCTTTTTGCCATGAGCGTGCTGGGGAACGACTGGAACAAACCTTACAAAAAATCTGCCCGTGTCGTTGGCGACGTCATCGGTAAATATCACCCGCACGGCGATTCTGCCGTTTATGACACCATTGTGCGTATGGCACAGCCGTTTTCGCTGCGTTATATGCTGGTGGATGGGCAGGGCAACTTCGGTTCCATTGACGGCGACTCCGCCGCGGCGATGCGTTACACCGAAGTGCGCATGTCAAAAATCGCCCACGAACTGTTGGCGGATCTGGATAAAGAGACCGTGGATTTTGTGCCGAACTACGACGGCACTGAACAGATTCCGGAAGTGTTGCCGACCAAAGTACCTAACCTGCTGGTCAACGGGTCTTCCGGTATCGCGGTTGGTATGGCGACTAACATTCCGCCGCACAACCTTACCGAAGTGATTAACGGCTGTCTGGCCTATATCGACGATGAAAATATCAGCGTCGAAGGGCTGATGGAGCATATCCCGGGACCGGATTTCCCTACTGCCGCCATCATCAACGGTCGTCGCGGTATCGAAGAAGCCTATCGCACCGGTCGCGGAAAAATCTATATCCGCGCCCGTGGTGAGGTGGAAACCGATGCCAAAACCGGACGCGAAACCATCGTCATTCACGAAATTCCCTATCAGGTTAACAAAGCACGCCTGATCGAGAAAATCGCTGAACTGGTGAAAGACAAGCGTATCGAAGGCATCAGCGCGCTGCGTGACGAGTCTGATAAAGACGGTATGCGTATCGTGGTTGAAGTGAAGCGCGATGCGGTAGCGGAAGTGGTATTGAATAACCTCTATTCGCTGACGCAGCTGCAGGTCTCTTTCGGCATCAATATGGTGGCGCTGCATCAGGGCCAGCCGAAAATTATGGCGCTGAAGGATATTCTTCAGGCTTTCGTGCGTCATCGCCGTGAAGTCGTCACGCGCCGTACCATTTTCGAACTGCGTAAGGCCCGCGACCGCGCGCATATCCTTGAAGGTCTGGCGATTGCGCTGGCGAATATCGATCCGATTATTGAGCTTATCCGCCGTGCGCCAACGCCGGCCGAAGCGAAAGCCGGGCTGATTGCGCAGGCGTGGGAGCTGGGTCATGTTTCCGCGATGCTGGAGCGTGCGGGCGATAATGCCGCCCGTCCGGAGTGGCTGGAAGAGCAGTTTGGTATTCGCGATGGTCGCTACTACCTGACCGAGCAGCAGGCGCAGGCTATTCTGGATTTACGTCTGCAGAAGCTGACCGGTCTGGAACATGAGAAGCTGCTGGACGAATACAAAGAGCTGCTGGAACAGATTGCCGAGCTGATCCACATTCTGGAAAGCGCCGATCGCCTGATGGAAGTGATCCGTGAAGAGCTGGAAGCCATTCGCGATCAGTTTGGCGACCAGCGTCGTACCGAAATCACCGCGAACAGCGCCGATATTAATATCGAAGATCTGATCAATCAGGAAGATGTTGTGGTTACCCTGTCACATCAGGGCTACGTGAAGTATCAGCCGCTTTCCGATTACGAAGCGCAGCGTCGCGGCGGCAAAGGTAAATCGGCAGCACGTATCAAGGAAGAGGACTTTATCGATCGCCTGCTGGTGGCGAATACCCACGATACCATTCTCTGCTTCTCCAGCCGTGGCCGACTTTACTGGATGAAAGTCTATCAGCTACCGGAAGCGAGCCGTGGCGCACGTGGACGTCCTATCGTCAACCTGCTGCCGCTCGAAGCCAACGAGCGTATTACCGCCATTCTGCCGGTGCGTGAATACACCGAAGGCACCAATATCTTTATGGCGACCGCCAGCGGCACAGTGAAGAAAACCTCGCTGACCGAGTTCAGCCGTCCGCGCAGCGCCGGGATTATCGCCGTCAACCTGCGTGAAGATGATGAGCTGATCGGCGTGGCGCTGACCGATGGCAGCAACGAAGTGATGCTGTTCTCTGCCGCCGGTAAAGTGGTGCGCTTCTCCGAGCAGGCCGTGCGCGCCATGGGCCGTACCGCTTCCGGCGTACGCGGCATCAAGCTGGCGGAAGGGGATCGCGTGGTCTCGCTGATCGTGCCGCGTGAAGAGGGCGCAATCCTGACGGTAACGCAGAACGGTTACGGTAAACGTACCGCAAACAGCGAATACCCGACCAAATCGCGTGCAACGCAGGGTGTTATCTCGATCAAAGTCACCGATCGCAACGGGCCGGTTATCGGCGCGGTGCAGGTCGAAGACAGCGATCAGATCATGATGATCACCGATGCCGGAACCCTGGTACGCACCCGCGTATCAGAAGTCAGCATTGTTGGTCGTAACACCCAGGGCGTGATCCTGATCCGTACCGCAGCGGATGAAAACGTGGTTGGCCTGCAGCGCGTTGCTGAGCCGGTGGAAGAAGAAGAGCTGGACGCCATTGATGGCAGCGTCGCTGAAGGGGAGGACGATATCGCCCCGGAAGTAGAAAGTGATGATGATATTCCGGACGGCGAAGAAGAGTAA
- a CDS encoding TetR/AcrR family transcriptional regulator, which translates to MKTPAVPLNPRKAPAQARSVATVAALHTATLQVLTREGLSRCTTTRVARRAGMSVGSLYQYYPNRDALLSGVLALHLNHVAASIEQACATARGKSVADMATALVKAFLAAKLANPEESKALYSIAAERGGSRVVAAVHKRMVDAVVDMLLSSPGITCADPRFTAHVALGMITGPVKGFLEGLIPQEFAERFPEHLSSVLADYFRKIA; encoded by the coding sequence ATGAAGACGCCTGCAGTGCCCCTTAACCCGCGAAAAGCCCCGGCTCAGGCGCGATCCGTCGCTACCGTCGCGGCGCTACACACGGCAACCCTTCAGGTTTTAACCCGGGAAGGATTAAGCAGATGTACCACGACGCGCGTTGCCAGACGGGCCGGTATGTCAGTTGGCAGCCTGTATCAATATTATCCAAACCGTGACGCCTTACTTTCCGGGGTACTGGCGTTGCATTTAAACCACGTTGCCGCTTCAATCGAGCAGGCTTGCGCAACTGCGCGGGGAAAATCCGTTGCTGATATGGCCACCGCGCTGGTAAAGGCTTTCCTTGCGGCAAAGTTAGCTAACCCGGAAGAATCGAAAGCGTTATACAGCATCGCAGCGGAGCGCGGTGGCTCACGCGTAGTGGCTGCGGTGCATAAACGTATGGTTGATGCGGTTGTGGACATGCTGCTGAGTTCACCTGGCATCACCTGCGCCGATCCGCGATTCACTGCGCATGTCGCGTTAGGCATGATCACCGGGCCGGTGAAAGGGTTTCTTGAAGGGCTGATCCCACAGGAGTTTGCAGAACGTTTCCCGGAGCATCTCTCCTCCGTTCTGGCTGACTATTTCAGAAAGATTGCCTGA
- a CDS encoding aldo/keto reductase family oxidoreductase, with product MNIIEKSGSYNLGSNRVRRFGYGAMQLAGPGVFGPPEDKNGALAVLRHAVESGVNHIDTSDFYGPHVTNQLIKEALYPYSDDLTIVTKVGASRGEDASWHSALTAKALTQAVHDNLRHLQLDVLDVVNLRIMFNVAAPSEGSIEEPLTALIKLQEQGLIKHIGLSNVTRAQIAEAQKFTTIACVQNMYNIVHRQDDSLIDELASQGIAFVPFFPLGGFSPVQSTALQTIAESLAATPMQVALAWLLHRSPNILLIPGTSSMAHFNENSQAAGLTLSTEMLQKLDALAT from the coding sequence ATGAACATAATCGAGAAAAGTGGAAGCTATAACCTGGGTAGCAATAGGGTAAGGCGCTTCGGCTATGGTGCCATGCAACTGGCAGGGCCGGGCGTGTTTGGTCCACCTGAAGACAAAAACGGCGCGCTGGCGGTGCTGCGTCATGCGGTAGAGTCAGGCGTTAACCATATTGATACCAGCGATTTTTATGGGCCGCACGTTACTAACCAGCTGATAAAAGAGGCTTTATATCCCTATAGCGACGATCTCACCATCGTGACGAAAGTCGGTGCGAGCCGGGGCGAGGATGCATCCTGGCATTCTGCCTTAACGGCAAAAGCGCTGACGCAGGCGGTGCATGATAATTTGCGTCACTTACAGCTGGATGTGCTGGATGTGGTTAATTTACGCATCATGTTTAATGTTGCGGCACCCAGCGAAGGTTCGATAGAAGAACCACTAACGGCATTGATAAAATTGCAGGAGCAAGGGCTGATTAAACATATCGGTCTCAGCAATGTCACTCGTGCCCAGATCGCAGAAGCGCAAAAATTTACCACCATCGCCTGCGTGCAAAATATGTACAATATTGTCCATCGACAGGATGACAGCCTGATTGATGAACTCGCCTCTCAGGGCATTGCCTTTGTGCCATTCTTTCCGCTGGGCGGCTTTTCTCCTGTTCAGTCCACTGCTTTACAAACTATTGCCGAAAGTTTAGCCGCCACGCCAATGCAGGTAGCGCTGGCCTGGTTGCTTCACCGTTCCCCAAATATTCTTTTAATACCCGGCACCTCTTCGATGGCGCATTTCAATGAAAACAGCCAGGCGGCCGGACTCACATTATCGACAGAGATGCTGCAAAAGCTGGATGCGCTCGCGACGTAA
- the rcsC gene encoding two-component system sensor histidine kinase RcsC produces MKYLVSFRTTLRISRYLFRALALMLWSLGALLTAFYVISILHEQEAQVRQEFTLNYDQAQWYVRHSADITRQLKYIAENRLNNSANGTDVLNGVFPGKVTLPQFSPLVANSNCSAMSNTWRSSLESLSYFLNYWKTNFASAYELNRVFFIGGEGLCMADFGIGNGSVDRERTVKTLNERILRYRNSSTDERKSSLYWVSNNGQPGVGYFYMITPIYIANKLEALLGIEQNIRLDDFVTPGSLPVTATLVNEANQPVLSSNRGRVAFSLDEVPDEKAWFGYVDNYKQLVLKKTLHPSNLSIIYSVPTDVLVDRLKLLMINAILLNLISAVILFTLAWLFERRMFLPAEENAHRLEEHEQFNRKIVASAPVGICILRTRDGTNILSNELAHNYLTMLTQEDRQKLTEIISGQQVNFVDLLTGSNTNLQISFVHSRYRNENVAICVLVDVSARVKMEESLQEMAQAAEQASQSKSMFLATVSHELRTPLYGIIGNLDLLQTKQLPKGVDSLVTAMNNSSSLLLKIISDILDFSKIESEQLQIEPRPFAPREIITHITANYLSLVVKKRLTLYCFIEYDVPVALDGDPMRLQQVISNLLNNAIKFTHTGCIILHAYVREGYLAVRVRDTGVGIANKEITRLFDPFFQVGTGVQRNFQGTGLGLAICEKLINMMDGDIEVESEPGMGSQFIVRIPLYNSQVMAPVLHEGLEDKQIWLALRNDALAAFMTRLLQAHGIQVKRLNDQQWRADDVIITDYDFQPEQPVRAIILFDGAHIDVPYEVKPGRWIHSTAMPHELPALLGKIYSVLVEVPDGLASLPVPEQPGVDNHDILILVVDDHPINRMLLSDQLSSLGYRVKTAQDGVDALNVISRSEIDIVLTDVNMPNMDGYRLTQRLRQLGQTFPIIGVTANALAEEKQRCIEAGMDNCLSKPVTLDTLKTSLAIYAERVRKVRGV; encoded by the coding sequence TTGAAATATCTCGTTTCGTTTCGCACAACGCTAAGGATTTCCCGCTACCTGTTTCGCGCGCTGGCGCTGATGCTCTGGTCGCTGGGTGCGCTGTTAACGGCCTTCTACGTTATCAGCATTCTGCATGAGCAAGAAGCGCAGGTGCGTCAGGAGTTTACGCTTAACTATGACCAGGCGCAGTGGTACGTGCGTCACTCCGCTGATATTACCCGCCAGCTAAAATATATTGCCGAAAACCGACTGAACAACAGCGCCAACGGCACTGACGTGCTGAACGGCGTCTTTCCCGGCAAAGTCACGCTGCCGCAGTTTTCTCCGCTGGTCGCCAATTCAAACTGTTCCGCCATGAGCAATACCTGGCGCAGCTCGCTGGAATCACTCAGCTATTTTCTGAACTACTGGAAAACCAATTTCGCCTCCGCCTATGAGCTGAACCGGGTGTTTTTTATCGGCGGCGAAGGGCTGTGTATGGCCGATTTTGGTATCGGCAACGGTTCGGTCGATCGCGAGCGCACGGTAAAAACCCTGAACGAGCGCATTTTGCGCTATCGCAACAGCAGCACGGACGAGCGCAAAAGCAGCCTCTACTGGGTGAGCAATAACGGGCAGCCTGGCGTCGGCTATTTCTATATGATTACGCCCATCTATATCGCCAACAAGCTGGAGGCGCTGCTGGGCATCGAACAAAATATCCGTCTGGATGATTTTGTCACGCCGGGCAGCCTGCCGGTAACCGCCACGCTGGTGAATGAGGCCAATCAGCCGGTGCTCTCCTCCAACCGGGGACGCGTCGCGTTCTCGCTTGATGAGGTGCCTGATGAGAAAGCCTGGTTTGGCTATGTCGATAACTATAAACAGCTGGTGCTGAAGAAGACTCTGCATCCCTCTAATCTAAGCATTATCTATTCAGTGCCGACCGATGTGCTGGTGGATCGGCTTAAGCTGTTAATGATTAATGCCATCCTGTTGAATTTGATCAGCGCGGTTATTCTCTTTACCCTGGCCTGGCTGTTTGAGCGCCGGATGTTCCTGCCGGCAGAGGAAAATGCGCACCGGCTGGAAGAGCATGAGCAGTTTAACCGGAAAATTGTGGCTTCCGCGCCGGTTGGCATCTGTATTCTGCGCACCCGTGACGGCACCAATATTCTGAGTAATGAGCTGGCACATAACTATCTCACCATGCTGACGCAGGAAGATCGCCAGAAGCTAACGGAAATCATCAGCGGCCAGCAGGTTAACTTTGTCGATCTGCTGACCGGCAGCAATACCAACCTGCAGATCAGTTTCGTGCATTCACGCTATCGCAATGAAAACGTAGCAATTTGTGTGCTGGTGGATGTGAGCGCGCGCGTGAAAATGGAAGAGTCGCTGCAGGAGATGGCGCAGGCGGCTGAGCAGGCCAGCCAGTCTAAGTCAATGTTCCTGGCAACCGTCAGCCATGAGCTGCGTACGCCGCTGTATGGAATTATCGGCAACCTGGATCTACTGCAAACCAAACAGCTGCCGAAAGGGGTGGATTCGCTGGTGACAGCGATGAACAACTCTTCCAGCCTGCTGCTGAAAATCATTAGCGACATCCTCGACTTCTCTAAAATTGAGTCGGAACAGCTGCAAATTGAACCGCGTCCTTTTGCGCCGCGCGAGATCATTACGCATATCACCGCCAACTATTTATCGTTGGTGGTGAAAAAGCGTCTGACGCTTTACTGCTTTATTGAATATGACGTGCCGGTTGCGCTGGATGGCGATCCGATGCGCCTGCAGCAGGTGATTTCCAACCTGCTCAACAACGCCATCAAATTTACCCACACCGGCTGCATTATTCTCCATGCCTATGTTCGCGAGGGTTACCTGGCGGTGCGCGTGCGTGATACCGGTGTCGGCATCGCCAACAAGGAGATCACCCGGCTGTTCGATCCTTTCTTTCAGGTGGGTACCGGGGTGCAGCGCAATTTTCAGGGAACCGGCCTTGGGCTGGCGATCTGTGAAAAGCTGATCAATATGATGGATGGCGACATTGAAGTGGAATCTGAACCGGGTATGGGCAGTCAGTTTATTGTGCGTATCCCGCTCTACAACAGTCAGGTGATGGCGCCGGTGCTGCATGAAGGTCTGGAAGATAAGCAGATCTGGCTGGCGCTGCGTAACGATGCCCTGGCTGCCTTTATGACGCGGCTGTTGCAGGCGCACGGGATTCAGGTTAAGCGCCTTAACGACCAGCAATGGCGGGCGGATGATGTGATTATTACTGATTACGACTTCCAGCCAGAACAGCCGGTGCGCGCGATCATCCTGTTTGACGGCGCGCACATTGACGTGCCGTATGAGGTCAAACCCGGACGCTGGATCCACAGCACCGCGATGCCGCATGAACTGCCAGCGTTGCTGGGCAAAATTTACAGCGTGCTGGTTGAAGTGCCGGATGGTCTGGCATCGTTGCCGGTGCCGGAGCAGCCAGGCGTGGATAATCACGATATCCTGATTCTGGTGGTGGACGACCATCCTATCAACCGTATGCTGCTTTCCGATCAGCTTAGTTCGCTGGGCTATCGGGTGAAAACGGCGCAGGACGGCGTGGATGCGCTTAATGTGATTAGCCGCAGCGAAATCGATATTGTGCTGACCGACGTCAATATGCCAAATATGGATGGTTATCGTTTGACGCAACGCTTACGCCAGCTGGGACAAACGTTCCCGATTATTGGCGTTACCGCCAACGCGCTGGCGGAGGAGAAGCAGCGCTGTATAGAGGCGGGCATGGATAACTGTTTATCGAAGCCGGTTACGCTCGATACGTTAAAAACCTCGCTGGCTATTTATGCTGAGCGCGTCAGAAAAGTGCGCGGCGTGTAA
- the rcsB gene encoding response regulator transcription factor RcsB: MNNLNVIIADDHPIVLFGIRKSLEQIEWVNVVGEFEDSTALINSLSKLDANVLITDLSMPGEKYGDGITLIKYIKRHYPDLSIIVLTMNNNPAILSAVLDLDIEGIVLKQGAPTDLPKALAALQKGKKYTPESVAKLLEKISAGGYGDKRLSPKESEVLRLFAEGFLVTEIAKKLNRSIKTISSQKKSAMMKLGVDNDIALLNYLSSVSTTAPMDKE, from the coding sequence ATGAATAATTTGAACGTAATTATTGCCGATGACCATCCAATTGTTCTGTTTGGCATTCGTAAATCTCTTGAACAGATTGAATGGGTCAACGTAGTTGGTGAGTTTGAAGACTCGACAGCATTGATTAACAGCCTTTCCAAACTGGACGCCAACGTCCTGATCACCGATCTCTCCATGCCTGGCGAAAAATATGGCGACGGCATTACGCTGATCAAATATATCAAACGTCACTATCCGGATTTGTCGATTATCGTTCTGACCATGAACAATAACCCGGCAATCCTCAGCGCCGTGCTGGACCTGGATATCGAAGGCATCGTACTGAAACAGGGTGCGCCGACCGACCTGCCGAAAGCACTGGCGGCACTGCAGAAAGGGAAGAAATATACCCCGGAAAGCGTGGCCAAACTGCTGGAGAAAATCAGCGCCGGCGGCTATGGTGATAAACGCCTGTCGCCGAAAGAGAGCGAAGTATTGCGCCTGTTCGCTGAAGGCTTCCTGGTGACCGAGATCGCCAAGAAGCTGAACCGCAGTATCAAAACCATCAGCAGCCAGAAAAAATCAGCAATGATGAAACTGGGCGTTGATAACGATATTGCGCTGCTGAACTATCTCTCTTCGGTCAGCACTACCGCCCCGATGGACAAAGAGTAA